In Polaribacter sp. L3A8, a genomic segment contains:
- the ilvD gene encoding dihydroxy-acid dehydratase: protein MKLNKHSSRLTQDESQPASQAMLYAVGLTDEDMQKAQVGIASTGYDGNPCNMHLNNLAAEVKVESKIAGLVGLGFNTIGVSDGISMGTSGMNYSLASRDIIADSIETVMNAQSYDALVSVVGCDKNMPGAVIAMLRLNRPSIMMYGGTIASGNYKGKKLNIVSAFEALGQKVAGEIEEEEYREIIKRAIPGAGACGGMYTANTMASAIECMGFSLPYNSSIPAENPNKLSEAERTALAIKNLLELDLKPLDIITKKSLENAIAIVNALGGSTNAVLHFLAIAHAADIEFTLADFQKVSDRTPLIADLKPSGRYLMEDVHGIGGTPAIMKYLLDNGYLHGDCMTVTGKTLAENLANVEAIEFDDQDVIHPTDKALKSSGNIQIIYGNLAEEGAVAKISGNEGLLFEGKAVVYDGEQAANTGISNGEVERGDVVVIRYVGPKGGPGMPEMLKPTSLIMGAGLGKSVALITDGRFSGGTHGFVVGHITPEAQSGGTIGILETGDKIRISAEDNSINVLISDEEIAERKSKWVEPALKHTKGILYKYAKTVASASKGCVTDL, encoded by the coding sequence ATGAAACTAAATAAACACAGTAGCAGATTAACACAAGACGAATCTCAACCAGCATCACAAGCAATGTTGTATGCGGTAGGTTTAACGGATGAAGACATGCAGAAAGCGCAAGTTGGTATTGCAAGCACTGGTTATGACGGTAACCCATGTAATATGCATTTAAATAATTTGGCCGCAGAGGTTAAGGTAGAAAGCAAAATTGCAGGTTTAGTCGGTTTAGGATTCAATACAATTGGAGTTTCAGATGGTATTTCTATGGGAACTTCTGGTATGAATTACTCATTAGCTTCTAGAGATATTATTGCAGATTCTATAGAAACTGTAATGAATGCTCAAAGTTATGATGCTTTAGTTTCTGTGGTTGGTTGTGATAAAAACATGCCAGGAGCAGTAATTGCAATGTTACGTTTAAACCGACCATCAATTATGATGTATGGTGGTACAATTGCATCAGGAAATTACAAAGGAAAAAAATTAAATATTGTTTCTGCTTTTGAGGCTTTAGGTCAAAAAGTAGCAGGAGAAATAGAAGAAGAAGAATATAGAGAAATTATAAAAAGAGCAATTCCAGGGGCTGGAGCATGTGGTGGTATGTATACTGCAAACACAATGGCTTCTGCAATAGAATGTATGGGGTTCTCTTTACCTTACAATTCATCAATACCAGCAGAAAATCCTAATAAATTATCAGAAGCAGAAAGAACTGCTTTAGCTATTAAAAATTTATTAGAATTAGATTTAAAGCCTTTAGATATTATCACTAAAAAATCTTTAGAAAATGCCATTGCAATTGTAAATGCTTTAGGTGGGTCTACAAATGCAGTATTGCACTTTTTAGCAATTGCACATGCAGCTGATATTGAGTTTACATTGGCAGATTTTCAGAAAGTTTCAGACAGAACTCCGTTAATAGCAGATTTAAAACCATCTGGTAGATACTTAATGGAAGATGTACACGGAATTGGAGGTACGCCTGCAATTATGAAATATTTATTAGATAATGGATATTTACATGGAGACTGTATGACGGTAACAGGAAAAACATTAGCTGAAAATTTAGCAAATGTAGAAGCAATAGAATTTGATGATCAAGATGTAATTCATCCAACAGATAAAGCATTAAAATCATCAGGAAACATTCAAATAATTTACGGAAACCTTGCAGAAGAAGGAGCTGTAGCTAAAATTTCTGGAAATGAAGGTTTACTTTTTGAAGGGAAAGCAGTTGTATATGATGGTGAACAAGCAGCAAATACAGGTATTTCTAACGGAGAAGTAGAAAGAGGTGATGTAGTCGTCATTAGGTATGTTGGACCTAAAGGAGGACCAGGAATGCCAGAAATGTTAAAGCCAACTTCTTTAATTATGGGAGCAGGTTTAGGAAAATCTGTAGCGTTAATTACAGATGGTCGTTTTTCTGGAGGAACCCATGGTTTTGTGGTCGGGCATATTACACCAGAAGCACAATCTGGAGGAACAATCGGAATTTTAGAAACGGGAGATAAAATTAGAATTAGCGCAGAAGACAATTCAATAAATGTGTTAATTTCTGATGAAGAAATCGCAGAAAGAAAATCTAAATGGGTTGAGCCAGCGTTAAAACATACAAAAGGAATTTTGTATAAATATGCAAAAACAGTAGCATCTGCATCCAAAGGATGTGTAACTGATTTGTAG
- the leuB gene encoding 3-isopropylmalate dehydrogenase, with product MKYTIAVIPGDGIGPAVTTQAKKALDAVAEVYDHIFLYKEAQMGACAIDKTGNPLPKETIEICKKADAILFGAIGELKYDNDPSLKIRPEQGLLQLRQELGLFCNVRPIKAYPKLLKNSPLKKEIISGTDIVIYRELSGGIYFGKKEISKDGKSAYDVCSYTVKEISRITHLAFKAAQDRKKKVTLIDKANVLATSRLWRKTVAEIAEQYKDVTLDFMFIDNAAMQIVLNPKKFDVILTENLFGDVISDVACVIGGSIGILASSSIGEKNALFEPIHGSYPQATGKDIANPLASILSAAMMLEHLGLHDEADAIQRAVEKSLDLGITTPDLKGKNQYSASTAKVGDFIADYIANQEDSNMNFQNIHMGQSTII from the coding sequence ATGAAATATACAATTGCAGTAATCCCCGGAGATGGTATAGGGCCAGCAGTAACTACGCAAGCAAAAAAAGCATTAGATGCTGTAGCTGAGGTGTACGATCATATTTTTTTATATAAAGAAGCGCAAATGGGCGCTTGTGCAATTGATAAAACTGGTAATCCTTTGCCAAAAGAAACAATTGAAATCTGTAAAAAAGCAGACGCCATTTTATTCGGAGCCATCGGAGAATTAAAATACGATAATGATCCATCTTTAAAAATAAGACCAGAACAAGGTCTTTTGCAACTAAGACAAGAGTTGGGCTTATTCTGTAATGTAAGACCAATAAAAGCATATCCGAAGTTGTTAAAAAACTCGCCGCTTAAAAAAGAAATTATTTCTGGTACAGATATCGTTATTTATAGAGAATTGTCTGGCGGAATTTATTTCGGAAAAAAAGAAATCAGTAAAGATGGCAAATCTGCTTATGACGTATGTTCTTATACTGTTAAAGAAATATCTAGAATAACACATTTAGCCTTTAAAGCAGCACAAGATAGAAAGAAAAAAGTAACGCTAATAGATAAAGCAAATGTTTTGGCAACCTCTCGTTTATGGAGAAAAACAGTTGCCGAAATTGCAGAACAATACAAAGATGTTACCTTAGATTTTATGTTTATAGACAATGCTGCAATGCAAATTGTTCTAAACCCTAAAAAGTTTGATGTAATTTTAACAGAAAACCTTTTTGGAGACGTTATTTCTGATGTAGCTTGCGTTATTGGTGGTTCTATAGGGATACTTGCATCAAGCTCAATTGGCGAAAAAAATGCATTATTCGAGCCAATCCATGGGTCTTACCCACAAGCAACCGGAAAAGATATTGCCAACCCTTTGGCTTCTATTTTATCTGCCGCAATGATGCTAGAGCATTTAGGCTTGCATGATGAAGCAGATGCAATACAAAGAGCTGTAGAGAAATCGTTAGATTTAGGTATTACAACTCCAGATTTAAAAGGCAAAAACCAGTACTCGGCGTCTACCGCAAAAGTAGGTGATTTTATTGCAGATTACATTGCAAATCAAGAAGATAGTAATATGAATTTTCAAAACATTCATATGGGACAAAGCACTATTATTTAG
- a CDS encoding 2-isopropylmalate synthase, translating into MQDNKVQIFDTTLRDGEQVPGCKLDTRQKLVIAERLDLLGVNVIEAGFPVSSPGDFNSVSEIAKIVKNATVCGLTRAVENDIKVAAEALKYAKLPRIHTGIGTSDSHIQFKFNSTREKVIERAVKAVSYSKSFVEDVEFYAEDAGRTDNEFLARVCEAVIKAGATVLNIPDTTGYCLPEEYGAKIKYLRENVKGIENVILSCHCHNDLGMATANSIAGVINGARQIECTINGIGERAGNTALEEVVMVLKQHPYLNLETSINTKLLYDTSIMVRESMGMPVQPNKAIVGANAFAHSSGIHQDGVIKNRETYEIMDPEDVGVTESAIVLTARSGRAALAYRAKKVGYELTKVQLDIAYEAFLSTADKQKEVKDEDIHAIMKEVSKTSKVATI; encoded by the coding sequence ATGCAAGATAACAAGGTTCAAATTTTTGATACAACATTAAGAGATGGGGAGCAAGTCCCTGGGTGCAAGTTAGATACAAGACAGAAATTAGTGATTGCTGAGAGATTAGATTTATTAGGAGTAAATGTTATTGAGGCGGGTTTTCCAGTTTCAAGTCCTGGTGATTTTAATTCAGTTTCAGAAATTGCAAAAATTGTAAAAAATGCTACAGTTTGTGGCTTAACCAGAGCTGTAGAAAATGATATAAAAGTAGCTGCAGAAGCACTTAAATATGCCAAATTACCAAGAATTCATACAGGTATTGGTACAAGTGATTCTCATATTCAATTTAAATTTAACTCAACAAGAGAAAAAGTAATAGAACGCGCTGTTAAAGCAGTGTCATATTCAAAATCTTTTGTAGAAGATGTAGAGTTTTATGCAGAAGATGCAGGTAGAACAGACAATGAGTTTTTAGCAAGAGTTTGCGAAGCGGTTATTAAAGCAGGTGCTACGGTATTAAATATTCCTGATACAACAGGGTATTGTTTGCCAGAAGAATATGGAGCTAAAATTAAATATTTACGTGAAAACGTAAAGGGAATAGAGAATGTAATTCTTTCTTGTCACTGTCATAACGATTTAGGTATGGCAACTGCAAATTCTATTGCGGGTGTTATTAATGGTGCTCGTCAAATAGAGTGTACTATTAATGGTATTGGTGAAAGAGCTGGAAATACAGCTTTAGAAGAAGTGGTAATGGTGTTAAAGCAACATCCATATTTAAACCTAGAAACAAGTATCAATACAAAATTATTGTACGATACAAGTATTATGGTTCGTGAAAGTATGGGAATGCCTGTGCAACCAAACAAAGCTATTGTTGGTGCAAATGCATTTGCGCATAGTTCTGGTATTCATCAAGACGGCGTTATAAAAAACAGAGAAACATACGAAATTATGGATCCTGAAGACGTTGGTGTAACAGAAAGTGCAATTGTGTTAACTGCAAGAAGTGGTAGAGCTGCTTTAGCGTACAGAGCAAAAAAAGTGGGTTACGAGTTAACTAAAGTTCAGCTAGATATTGCTTACGAAGCTTTTTTAAGTACTGCCGATAAACAAAAAGAAGTAAAAGACGAGGACATTCATGCAATTATGAAAGAAGTAAGTAAAACCTCTAAAGTAGCAACAATATAA
- the thrA gene encoding bifunctional aspartate kinase/homoserine dehydrogenase I, with product MKVLKFGGSSVASSEKIQKVLAIVEAASKKEKIAVVVSAFGKTTDKLLAGANEALEDIASAKETLGHIKKIHFEVVDDLITKNTKEVHEEVTSLFNRLLSIYEGVFLLQELSDKTLAKVYSFGERLSSYIIANAAKELFDADHKESRDLIITNNEYLNAQVNFKVTNKNIVSFFKENKHQVIVLGGFISSNVFEETTTLGRGGSDFTAAIYAAALNADELQIWTDVSGMFTANPRVVKQAYPISEISYEEAMELSHFGAKVLYPPTIQPALRKEIAIRIKNTFEPESAGTLICKHPKNGNEVKGISHIEDISLITLEGGGMIGIPGFSKRLFETLSQQKINVVFITQASSEHSICVGVYENDAAKAKELLDETFSIEIDKKKIKPIIVENNLAIIAVVGESMKNYQGLSGQMFSALGRNNVNVRAIAQGSSEKNISAVINKYDAKKALNTLHEQFFEERTKQLNLFVTGVGNVGERFLAQIHQQKKFLKENLKLSIKVIGIANSRKMAFDDNGIDLGNWKEALENGEPTTLDSFHKKVKESNHINSVFIDNTANQQVSEIYEKYLRDSISVVTCNKIACASSFDNYKTLKQVSRKYNASFLFETNVGAGLPIIDTLKNLVNSGDSVNKIQAVLSGSLNFVFNNFNANSTFHDVVAAAQKEGYTEPDPKIDLSGVDVARKILILARESGYKMELEDIAKNAFLPEESLKTTNNDDFYASLTKNEAHFQNIFKEANDKDCRLKYVAEFADGKANVGLQHIASDHPFYNLEGSDNIVLFFTDRYPENPLIIKGAGAGADVTASGIFADVIRIANK from the coding sequence ATGAAAGTATTAAAATTTGGCGGTTCATCTGTCGCAAGTTCAGAAAAAATACAAAAAGTATTAGCCATCGTAGAGGCTGCATCTAAAAAAGAAAAAATAGCAGTAGTTGTTTCCGCTTTCGGAAAAACTACAGATAAGTTATTAGCTGGCGCTAATGAGGCTTTAGAAGACATTGCATCTGCTAAAGAAACTTTAGGCCACATTAAAAAAATTCACTTTGAAGTAGTTGATGATTTAATTACTAAAAACACAAAAGAGGTTCACGAAGAAGTTACTTCTTTGTTCAATCGCTTATTGTCTATTTATGAAGGTGTTTTCTTATTACAAGAATTATCAGATAAAACCTTAGCTAAAGTATATAGTTTTGGAGAAAGACTTTCTTCTTATATTATTGCAAATGCAGCAAAAGAATTATTTGATGCCGACCATAAAGAAAGCAGAGATTTAATCATTACAAATAATGAGTATTTAAATGCTCAAGTAAATTTTAAAGTCACAAACAAAAATATCGTTTCATTTTTTAAAGAAAACAAGCATCAGGTTATTGTTTTAGGTGGTTTTATTTCTTCTAATGTTTTTGAAGAAACAACTACATTAGGTAGAGGTGGTTCTGATTTTACTGCTGCTATTTATGCTGCCGCTTTAAATGCGGATGAATTACAAATATGGACAGACGTTAGTGGTATGTTTACTGCAAACCCAAGAGTTGTAAAACAAGCATATCCTATTTCAGAAATTTCTTATGAAGAAGCTATGGAGTTGTCTCATTTTGGAGCAAAAGTTTTGTATCCGCCAACAATTCAGCCTGCATTAAGAAAAGAAATTGCCATCAGAATTAAAAATACATTTGAACCAGAAAGTGCTGGAACTTTAATTTGTAAACATCCTAAAAACGGGAACGAAGTTAAAGGAATTTCTCATATAGAAGATATTAGTTTAATCACCTTAGAAGGTGGTGGAATGATTGGTATTCCTGGTTTTTCTAAACGTTTGTTCGAAACACTTTCTCAACAAAAAATAAATGTAGTTTTTATTACTCAAGCTTCATCAGAACATTCTATTTGTGTGGGTGTTTATGAAAATGATGCTGCAAAAGCAAAAGAGCTTTTGGATGAAACTTTTAGCATAGAAATAGACAAGAAAAAAATAAAGCCAATTATTGTAGAAAATAATTTAGCAATTATTGCTGTTGTTGGTGAAAGCATGAAAAATTATCAAGGTTTAAGCGGACAAATGTTTAGCGCTTTAGGTAGAAATAATGTAAATGTTAGAGCAATTGCTCAAGGTTCATCAGAAAAAAACATCTCTGCAGTTATTAATAAGTACGATGCAAAAAAGGCATTAAATACGTTACACGAGCAATTCTTTGAAGAAAGAACAAAGCAGTTAAACTTATTTGTAACTGGTGTTGGTAATGTTGGTGAACGCTTTTTAGCACAAATACATCAACAAAAGAAATTCTTAAAAGAGAACTTAAAATTAAGTATTAAGGTTATCGGAATTGCGAATTCTAGAAAAATGGCTTTCGATGATAATGGTATCGATTTAGGTAACTGGAAAGAAGCATTAGAAAACGGAGAACCAACAACTTTAGACAGTTTTCATAAAAAAGTAAAAGAAAGCAATCATATTAATAGTGTTTTTATAGACAATACTGCAAACCAGCAAGTATCAGAAATCTATGAAAAATATTTACGCGATAGTATTTCTGTAGTAACTTGTAACAAAATTGCATGTGCTTCTAGTTTTGATAATTATAAAACTTTAAAACAAGTTTCTAGAAAATACAATGCTTCTTTCTTATTTGAAACAAATGTTGGTGCAGGTTTACCAATTATAGATACTTTAAAGAATTTAGTAAATTCTGGAGATAGCGTCAATAAAATTCAAGCTGTTTTATCTGGAAGTTTAAATTTTGTGTTTAATAACTTTAATGCAAACTCAACGTTTCATGATGTTGTTGCAGCTGCTCAAAAGGAAGGATATACAGAACCAGATCCAAAAATTGATTTAAGCGGTGTTGATGTTGCTCGTAAAATTTTAATTTTAGCTAGAGAAAGTGGTTATAAAATGGAATTAGAAGACATTGCAAAAAATGCCTTTTTACCTGAAGAAAGCTTAAAAACAACTAACAATGATGATTTTTACGCATCATTAACTAAAAACGAAGCACATTTTCAAAATATATTTAAAGAAGCAAACGACAAAGATTGCCGCTTAAAATATGTTGCAGAATTTGCTGATGGAAAAGCAAATGTTGGTTTACAACACATCGCTTCAGACCATCCTTTTTATAATTTAGAAGGAAGTGATAATATTGTATTATTCTTTACAGACAGATACCCAGAAAATCCTTTAATTATAAAAGGTGCTGGTGCTGGTGCAGATGTTACTGCTTCTGGTATTTTTGCGGATGTAATTAGAATTGCAAATAAATAG
- a CDS encoding homoserine kinase, with product MDYLKIFAPATVANVSCGFDSLGFAVDEIGDEMTFTKTTEKGVKITNITGANLTYNVDENAASAVVKKILNEANADFGIELTIHKGFSPGSGLGSSAASAAGAAFGANQLLGNIYSDLELTKFAMFGEEVACGTPIADNVSAAIYGGFVLVRSYSPLEIIKLPVPNELRVVAIHPQVEVKTKDAREVLPTEIALKDAVTQWANVGGLISGLYADNYDLISNSLVDIIVEPHRKKLIPFFDDVKNAATKAGALGAGISGSGPTIFALCKGDKIANEVYKSIEESYKNTGIDFEMFISKVNHEGIKIL from the coding sequence ATGGATTATTTAAAAATTTTTGCTCCCGCTACTGTTGCTAATGTTTCTTGCGGATTCGATTCTCTAGGTTTTGCTGTTGACGAAATTGGAGATGAAATGACCTTTACAAAAACAACAGAAAAAGGCGTTAAAATAACAAATATTACCGGTGCTAATTTAACATATAATGTTGATGAAAATGCTGCAAGTGCCGTTGTTAAAAAAATACTGAATGAAGCAAATGCAGATTTCGGAATTGAATTAACAATTCACAAAGGTTTTTCTCCAGGAAGTGGATTAGGAAGTTCTGCCGCTAGTGCTGCAGGTGCTGCTTTTGGTGCAAATCAATTATTAGGGAACATTTATTCGGACTTAGAGCTAACTAAATTTGCCATGTTTGGTGAAGAAGTTGCTTGCGGAACTCCAATTGCAGACAATGTTTCTGCAGCTATATATGGTGGTTTTGTTTTAGTGAGAAGCTACAGTCCTTTAGAAATTATAAAATTACCGGTTCCTAATGAATTAAGAGTTGTAGCCATTCATCCGCAGGTAGAAGTAAAAACCAAAGACGCTAGAGAAGTTTTACCTACAGAAATAGCTTTGAAAGATGCTGTTACACAATGGGCAAATGTTGGTGGTTTAATTAGCGGTTTATATGCTGATAACTACGACTTAATCAGTAATTCTTTAGTAGATATTATTGTAGAACCTCATAGAAAAAAATTAATTCCGTTTTTTGACGATGTTAAAAACGCAGCAACAAAAGCAGGTGCTTTAGGTGCGGGAATTAGTGGTTCTGGTCCAACAATTTTTGCACTTTGTAAAGGTGATAAAATTGCCAATGAGGTTTACAAAAGTATCGAAGAAAGTTATAAAAATACAGGTATTGACTTTGAAATGTTTATTTCGAAAGTGAATCACGAAGGAATAAAAATATTATAA
- the thrC gene encoding threonine synthase, with protein MNYYSLHHKSPISTFKNAVVEGLAKDRGIYFPDNIHQLSKDFIENISDYSNHEIAYEVIKQFVGDEIPAEKLKDIVAKTVSFDFPLVKVDDNIASLELFHGPTMAFKDVGAKFMAQCLEYFNKDNDDEVTVLVATSGDTGGAVANGFLGAKGVNVVILYPSGKVSDIQEKQLTTLGQNITALEVDGVFDDCQEMVKTAFLDEEITKTLTSANSINVARWLPQMFYFFFAYKELHKKHKDLIFSVPSGNFGNICAGIMAQKLGLPIKHFVASTNVNDTVPNYLIDGVYKPKPSKATISNAMDVGNPSNFIRIQELFNNDLEALKSAFSSYSFSDDETRATMKDIYTNSGYVADPHGAVGYLGLKKHGLKENEFGVFLETAHPVKFLDVVEETLPVKVEIPAQIKKVINNKKVAYKASNYQDLKDFLMKK; from the coding sequence ATGAACTACTACAGTTTACACCATAAATCGCCAATATCAACTTTTAAAAACGCAGTTGTAGAAGGCTTAGCAAAAGATAGAGGAATTTATTTTCCTGATAATATTCATCAGCTTTCAAAAGATTTTATTGAAAACATTTCTGATTATTCGAATCATGAAATTGCTTATGAAGTAATTAAACAGTTTGTAGGAGATGAAATTCCTGCTGAAAAATTAAAAGACATTGTTGCAAAAACGGTTTCTTTCGATTTTCCTTTGGTAAAAGTGGATGATAATATTGCTTCTTTAGAATTGTTTCACGGACCAACCATGGCTTTTAAAGACGTTGGTGCTAAATTTATGGCACAGTGTCTAGAGTATTTCAATAAAGACAACGATGATGAAGTTACTGTTTTAGTAGCAACTTCTGGAGATACAGGTGGTGCAGTTGCTAACGGATTTTTAGGTGCAAAAGGAGTAAATGTTGTTATTTTATATCCTTCAGGAAAAGTAAGTGACATTCAAGAAAAACAATTAACAACTTTAGGTCAGAACATTACTGCTTTAGAAGTTGATGGAGTTTTTGATGATTGTCAAGAAATGGTAAAAACTGCTTTTTTAGATGAAGAAATTACAAAGACATTAACATCTGCTAATTCTATAAACGTTGCACGTTGGTTGCCACAAATGTTTTACTTTTTCTTTGCGTATAAAGAATTACACAAAAAACACAAAGATTTAATCTTTTCTGTACCAAGTGGAAACTTTGGTAATATCTGTGCAGGAATTATGGCACAAAAATTAGGTTTACCTATTAAACACTTTGTAGCTTCTACAAATGTAAATGATACCGTACCTAATTATTTAATAGACGGAGTTTACAAACCAAAACCATCTAAAGCAACTATTTCTAACGCTATGGATGTTGGTAACCCAAGTAACTTTATCAGAATACAAGAATTATTTAATAATGACTTAGAGGCTCTTAAAAGCGCTTTTTCTTCATATAGTTTTTCTGATGATGAAACTCGTGCTACCATGAAAGATATTTACACCAATTCTGGTTACGTTGCAGATCCTCATGGAGCTGTTGGTTATTTAGGTTTAAAAAAACATGGATTAAAAGAAAACGAATTTGGTGTTTTCCTTGAAACAGCACATCCAGTAAAATTCTTAGATGTTGTAGAAGAAACGTTACCTGTAAAAGTAGAAATACCAGCACAGATTAAAAAGGTTATCAATAATAAAAAAGTGGCTTACAAAGCTTCTAACTATCAAGATTTGAAAGATTTCTTAATGAAAAAATAA